In Drosophila gunungcola strain Sukarami unplaced genomic scaffold, Dgunungcola_SK_2 000136F, whole genome shotgun sequence, a single window of DNA contains:
- the LOC128265577 gene encoding lipoamide acyltransferase component of branched-chain alpha-keto acid dehydrogenase complex, mitochondrial — translation MATHLLRNGATCWLLRNCISRQATLRRCLHVTPSLDKTVSFHLSDIGEGIREVTVKEWFVKVGDTVEQFDNLCEVQSDKASVTITSRYDGKITKIHHSIDEIALVGKPLVDFDVLDEEGDDADDSSSSSTSSESSASETEQSQATGAAATSTGGRMITPATPSVRRLAKEHQLDLAKVPATGKHGRVLKGDILEFLGQVPPGTNVPHPTLVTKKPGASAAAATAPAVSAPADRVEVLKGVRKAMLKSMTESLKIPHFAYSDEIDMSQLVKFRSQLQAVAQEKGVPKLTFMPFCIKAASIALSKYPIVNSSLDLASESLIFRGAHNISVAIDTPQGLVVPNIKNCQAKTIIEIAKDLNALVERGRTGSLSPADFADGTFSLSNIGVIGGTYTHPCIMAPQVAIGAMGRTKAVPRFNDKDEVVKAYVMSVSWSADHRVIDGVTMASFSNVWKQYLEQPALFLLH, via the exons ATGGCAACACACCTGCTCAGAAATGGCGCTACCTGTTGGCTGCTCAGGAACTGCATTTCCCGCCAGGCGACA TTGAGACGCTGCCTGCATGTGACTCCCAGTCTGGACAAGACGGTCTCCTTCCACCTCAGCGACATTGGCGAGGGCATCCGCGAGGTGACCGTAAAGGAGTGGTTCGTGAAAGTAGGCGACACTGTGGAGCAGTTCGACAACCTCTGCGAGGTGCAATCGGACAAGGCATCGGTGACGATCACTAGTCGCTACGATGGCAAGATCACCAAGATCCACCACAGCATCGATGAGATCGCATTGGTAGGCAAGCCTCTGGTGGATTTCGATGTGCTGGACGAGGAAGGCGATGACGCGGATGACTCCTCTTCGTCCTCCACATCCTCTGAGAGTTCTGCCAGCGAAACGGAGCAGTCGCAAGCAACGGGAGCAGCTGCCACTTCCACTGGCGGTCGTATGATCACACCCGCCACGCCCTCCGTTCGTCGCCTGGCCAAGGAGCATCAGTTGGATCTGGCCAAGGTACCGGCAACGGGCAAGCATGGTCGTGTGCTCAAGGGCGATATACTGGAGTTCCTGGGACAGGTACCACCGGGCACAAATGTGCCACATCCCACGCTGGTAACCAAGAAACCAGGTGCTagtgctgcagctgcaactgcTCCTGCTGTTTCTGCACCCGCCGATCGGGTGGAGGTGCTCAAGGGAGTGCGCAAAGCCATGCTCAAATCGATGACGGAATCCCTG AAAATTCCGCACTTTGCGTACAGCGACGAGATCGATATGTCCCAGCTGGTGAAATTCCGCAGCCAACTGCAGGCGGTGGCCCAGGAGAAGGGAGTGCCCAAGCTTACCTTCATGCCGTTTTGCATCAAGGCCGCCAGCATTGCCCTGTCCAAGTATCCAATTGTTAATAGCTCACTGGACTTGGCCAGCGAGTCTCTGATCTTCAGGGGAGCCCACAATATTAGCGTGGCCATTGATACACCGCAGGGTCTGGTGGTGCCGAACATCAAGAACTGCCAGGCAAAGACCATCATCGAGATAGCCAAGGATCTAAACGCACTCGTGGAGCGCGGACGCACTGGCTCCCTGAGCCCAGCGGACTTTGCCGATGGCACCTTCTCGCTCTCCAACATCGGAGTT ATTGGCGGTACCTACACACACCCCTGCATTATGGCGCCTCAGGTGGCTATTGGAGCAATGGGAAGGACCAAGGCGGTGCCGCGTTTCAACGACAAGGACGAGGTGGTCAAGGCTTATGTGATGAGCGTGAGTTGGTCCGCCGACCATCGCGTCATCGATGGCGTGACCATGGCCAGTTTCTCGAACGTCTGGAAGCAGTATCTGGAGCAGCCTGCTCTATTCCTGCTGCACTAA